The proteins below are encoded in one region of Micromonospora sp. DSM 45708:
- a CDS encoding globin domain-containing protein yields the protein MENVARLLKESWALVEEHGERLCGHFYARMFLLDPELRALFPVQMSGQRDRLLEAIVTAAQTADDPEAFDEYLRGLGRDHRKYHVTADHYATLGVALLDGLRTVAGDDWSLEYDQAWRDAYASISERMLVGADADVNPPFWHAEVLTHERHGPDTAVLTVRALQDPLPWRAGQYVSVEVPRHLPRTWRTYSVANAPNEENVLEFHIRTPAGAAGWVSGALVRRTRPGDLLRLAAPMGSMTLDPDSTRDILCVAGGVGLAPIKALVEELTRVNRTRWVHVFYGAGHPDELYGLAGLQELVAAHPWLSVTPACSADPDFAGELGDVSEVVTRYGPWTTHDCYVSGSAAMVRATLRALAADDVPPDHIRYDTFGTL from the coding sequence GTGGAGAACGTCGCGCGGCTGTTGAAGGAGAGCTGGGCCCTGGTCGAGGAGCACGGGGAGCGGCTCTGCGGCCACTTCTACGCCCGGATGTTCCTGCTCGACCCGGAGCTGCGCGCGCTCTTCCCGGTGCAGATGAGCGGGCAGCGCGACCGACTGCTGGAGGCGATCGTCACGGCCGCCCAGACGGCGGACGATCCGGAGGCGTTCGACGAGTACCTGCGGGGGTTGGGCCGGGACCACCGGAAGTACCACGTCACGGCGGACCACTACGCGACGTTGGGCGTCGCGCTGCTGGACGGCCTGCGCACCGTCGCCGGGGACGACTGGAGCCTGGAGTACGACCAGGCGTGGCGGGACGCGTACGCGAGCATCAGCGAGCGGATGCTCGTCGGCGCGGACGCCGACGTGAACCCGCCGTTCTGGCACGCCGAGGTGCTGACGCACGAACGGCACGGCCCGGACACCGCCGTGCTGACCGTGCGGGCGCTCCAGGACCCGCTGCCCTGGCGGGCCGGCCAGTACGTCAGCGTGGAGGTGCCCCGCCACCTCCCGCGCACGTGGCGGACGTACTCGGTGGCGAACGCCCCGAACGAGGAGAACGTGCTGGAGTTCCACATCCGTACGCCGGCCGGGGCCGCCGGTTGGGTGTCCGGTGCGCTGGTGCGCCGGACCCGGCCGGGTGACCTGCTGCGGCTGGCCGCGCCGATGGGCTCGATGACGCTGGACCCGGATTCCACCCGGGACATCCTCTGCGTGGCCGGCGGGGTGGGGCTGGCCCCGATCAAGGCGCTGGTGGAGGAGCTGACCCGGGTCAACCGCACCCGCTGGGTGCACGTCTTCTACGGCGCCGGCCACCCGGACGAGCTGTACGGGCTCGCCGGCCTCCAGGAGCTGGTGGCGGCGCACCCCTGGCTGTCGGTGACGCCGGCGTGCAGCGCCGACCCGGACTTCGCCGGCGAACTCGGCGACGTCTCCGAGGTGGTCACCCGGTACGGCCCCTGGACCACGCACGACTGCTACGTCTCCGGCTCGGCCGCGATGGTCCGGGCGACCCTGCGTGCGCTCGCCGCCGACGACGTCCCGCCGGACCACATCCGCTACGACACGTTCGGCACCCTGTAG
- a CDS encoding CPBP family intramembrane glutamic endopeptidase, giving the protein MTVDETARPVSRRVLSTETLLVLGLSLGQSAVYALVSLIAKLTASGGLSKQTAALNTSTSARPYLDLTYQLLGIVFALLPVLLAVHLLARDPGDPARTLGVDLTRPGSDLVRGAGLAALIGLPGLALFWAAAQLGVNATLVPAALPDLWWAVPVLILAAVQNAVLEEVIVVGYLITRLRQLSWRLGAVLATSAVLRGSYHLYQGFGAFLGNAVMGVIFGLVYLRTRRVAPLIVAHTLLDVVAFVGYALLPKSWFGWL; this is encoded by the coding sequence GTGACGGTTGACGAGACTGCCCGGCCGGTCTCCCGCCGGGTGCTGAGCACCGAGACGCTGCTCGTGCTCGGCCTCTCCCTCGGCCAGTCGGCCGTGTACGCGCTGGTCTCGCTGATCGCGAAGCTGACCGCGTCGGGCGGGTTGTCGAAGCAGACCGCCGCGCTGAACACGTCCACGTCGGCCCGGCCGTACCTCGACCTCACGTACCAACTGCTCGGGATCGTCTTCGCGCTGCTGCCGGTGCTGCTCGCCGTACACCTGCTGGCGCGCGACCCCGGCGACCCGGCCCGGACGCTCGGCGTCGACCTGACCCGGCCCGGCTCGGACCTGGTCCGCGGCGCGGGCCTGGCCGCGCTGATCGGCCTGCCCGGGTTGGCGCTGTTCTGGGCGGCGGCCCAGCTCGGGGTGAACGCCACGCTGGTCCCGGCCGCGCTGCCGGACCTGTGGTGGGCGGTGCCGGTGCTGATCCTCGCCGCCGTGCAGAACGCCGTGCTGGAGGAGGTGATCGTGGTCGGCTACCTGATCACCCGACTGCGGCAGCTCAGCTGGCGGCTCGGCGCGGTGCTCGCCACCAGCGCCGTGCTGCGCGGCTCCTACCACCTCTATCAGGGCTTCGGCGCGTTCCTCGGCAACGCGGTGATGGGCGTGATCTTCGGGCTGGTCTACCTGCGCACCCGCCGGGTGGCCCCGCTGATCGTCGCGCACACGCTGCTCGACGTGGTCGCCTTCGTCGGCTACGCGCTGCTGCCGAAATCCTGGTTCGGCTGGCTCTGA
- a CDS encoding tyrosine-type recombinase/integrase, with translation MSERGHGTWYFHCSATNLLGRAERVRRGGYPSQAAARHARDEWLTTTQADRTAQGWTVERWLRHWLDNRTKIRPTTRFHYTRDVDTVLIPYLGRYRLADLDAPLLRTVFAQMAATRNSKGRPQSASAMHHLRTTLRAALNLAVKEGILDRNPARHIEITGYQQPHAKVWTDARVQSWEQSGARPAVAVWTADHLAEFLSAVNDDPLFALWWLAGLRGLRRGELCGLRWSDIDLDHGTLTIERNRTTAGYQIVEGQPKTPAGRRSVALDKRSVQILRVHRRYEQDRKAEAADNGTPWTDTGYVFTRPDGQPINPNYATTRFRILVRRAGLPPVRLHDLRHGAASLAHEAGADLKTLQDLLGHSSIVVTADTYTSVLPQIQRRCADATAQLVLNAARRTRKKIKANARKNRPHRGPKAGTPAPSKPKTGAPTPPKRKQAAKPRVTSRQTRENAASGAAPTSHPRDTHRPRRPDSTKGLTRVSAVQALHDLVRPKGLEPLTF, from the coding sequence CTGTCCGAGCGTGGGCACGGGACCTGGTACTTCCACTGCTCCGCGACGAACCTGCTCGGCCGCGCTGAGCGGGTCCGTCGCGGTGGCTACCCCTCGCAGGCCGCCGCCCGCCACGCCCGCGACGAATGGCTGACCACCACGCAGGCGGACCGGACGGCACAGGGTTGGACGGTCGAGCGGTGGCTGCGGCACTGGCTCGACAACCGCACGAAGATCCGACCCACCACGCGCTTTCACTACACCCGCGACGTCGACACCGTCCTCATCCCCTACCTCGGCCGCTACCGCCTGGCCGACCTCGACGCCCCGCTCCTGCGCACCGTGTTCGCTCAGATGGCGGCGACGAGAAACAGCAAGGGCCGTCCGCAGTCCGCCTCGGCGATGCACCACCTGCGCACCACCCTGCGCGCCGCCCTCAACCTCGCCGTCAAGGAAGGCATCCTGGACCGTAACCCGGCCCGGCACATCGAGATCACCGGCTACCAGCAACCCCACGCCAAGGTCTGGACCGACGCCCGCGTGCAGTCCTGGGAACAGAGCGGCGCCCGGCCGGCCGTTGCCGTCTGGACCGCCGACCACCTCGCCGAGTTCCTCAGCGCCGTCAACGATGACCCCCTGTTCGCCCTCTGGTGGCTCGCCGGCCTACGCGGACTGCGCCGCGGTGAGCTGTGCGGGTTACGGTGGTCCGACATCGACCTCGACCACGGCACCCTGACCATTGAACGCAACCGCACCACCGCCGGCTACCAGATCGTCGAAGGCCAACCGAAAACCCCGGCCGGGCGGCGGTCTGTCGCCCTCGACAAGCGCAGCGTGCAGATTCTGCGCGTACACCGCCGCTACGAGCAGGACCGAAAGGCGGAGGCGGCGGACAACGGCACGCCCTGGACCGACACCGGATACGTGTTCACCCGACCCGACGGCCAACCGATCAACCCGAACTACGCCACCACCCGCTTCCGGATCCTCGTCCGTCGGGCCGGGCTGCCCCCGGTACGCCTGCACGACCTGCGCCACGGCGCCGCGTCCCTCGCCCACGAGGCCGGCGCCGACCTGAAGACCCTGCAGGACCTCCTTGGGCACTCCAGCATCGTGGTCACCGCCGACACCTACACCAGCGTCCTACCGCAGATCCAACGCCGCTGCGCCGACGCCACCGCCCAACTCGTGCTCAACGCCGCCCGTCGCACCCGCAAGAAGATCAAAGCCAACGCCCGCAAGAACCGGCCCCACCGCGGCCCCAAAGCCGGCACCCCGGCACCGTCGAAACCGAAAACAGGTGCTCCGACCCCACCGAAGCGCAAGCAGGCCGCAAAGCCGCGGGTCACATCCCGACAAACCCGCGAGAACGCTGCCTCCGGGGCTGCACCCACATCGCACCCACGTGACACCCACCGTCCACGCAGGCCGGACAGCACGAAGGGCCTGACCCGCGTTTCCGCAGTTCAGGCCCTTCATGATCTTGTGCGCCCGAAGGGACTCGAACCCCTAACCTTCTGA
- a CDS encoding peptide deformylase has protein sequence MMTSPIERAAESFAVELARHRTGRGLSKKQLATLMGFDPSYVSHVEGRRHRPTEDFARRAEAVLEASGAIWQRFREYDELRHSRATGTHRDPPVPGQWLPPGTGLVVEREIATLTHTGDGYHCTIRRELYNAGTEPVTRYLVRVAVDRYPNDPGRSNRHHREHPLTFAELQLTAYRDDGSGREQMHWRAKHDRDAFKEIWLLFENDEGRFPLYPGDRVTIEYAYRVGRDKWGPWFQRAVRLPTRHLAVRLDLPAELDPKVWGAETSLSAEEGPLRTPIQHTRDADRMIYEWGTDDPPLNARYRMQWRFRSPAPDTEPDSTPAGETRVRASDRMRAAGIVQRGDDLLRQPARPFDLPAEERHARQVVERLAGMLARLDELHPFSKGVGLAAPQLGVGWAAALVRPADRAADPVVLLNPRVVDATTETDEQYEGCLSFFDHRGLVPRSLRIDVEHAQWDGSRVITSFEYAMARLVAHEIDHLEGRLYVDRMAPGVPLVPVEEYRETGNPWRY, from the coding sequence CTGATGACCTCACCGATCGAGCGTGCCGCCGAGTCCTTCGCGGTCGAGCTCGCCCGGCACCGCACCGGCCGAGGGCTGTCCAAGAAGCAGTTGGCGACGCTGATGGGCTTCGACCCGTCCTACGTCAGCCACGTCGAAGGGCGCCGGCACCGGCCCACCGAGGACTTCGCCCGCCGCGCCGAGGCCGTCCTCGAGGCCAGCGGCGCGATCTGGCAGCGCTTCCGGGAGTACGACGAGCTGCGGCACAGCCGGGCCACCGGGACGCACCGGGATCCGCCCGTCCCCGGCCAGTGGCTGCCCCCCGGCACCGGCCTGGTGGTCGAACGCGAGATCGCCACGCTCACCCACACCGGTGACGGCTACCACTGCACGATCCGGCGGGAGCTCTACAACGCCGGCACCGAACCGGTCACCCGCTACCTGGTCCGGGTCGCCGTCGACCGCTACCCGAACGACCCGGGCCGCTCCAACCGGCACCACCGCGAGCATCCGCTCACGTTCGCCGAGCTGCAACTCACCGCGTACCGGGACGACGGCAGCGGACGCGAGCAGATGCACTGGCGGGCCAAGCACGACCGGGACGCGTTCAAGGAGATCTGGCTGCTCTTCGAGAACGACGAGGGACGCTTCCCGCTCTACCCGGGCGACCGGGTCACCATCGAGTACGCCTACCGCGTCGGACGGGACAAGTGGGGCCCCTGGTTCCAGCGCGCCGTACGCCTGCCCACCCGGCACCTCGCGGTGCGCCTCGACCTGCCGGCGGAGCTCGACCCCAAGGTGTGGGGCGCGGAGACCTCGCTGTCGGCGGAGGAGGGCCCGCTGCGGACCCCCATCCAGCACACCCGGGACGCCGACCGGATGATCTACGAGTGGGGGACCGACGACCCGCCGCTGAACGCCCGCTACCGGATGCAGTGGCGGTTCCGCAGCCCGGCACCGGACACCGAGCCGGACAGCACGCCCGCCGGGGAGACCCGGGTGCGTGCCAGCGACCGGATGCGCGCGGCCGGCATCGTGCAACGCGGCGACGACCTGCTCCGGCAGCCCGCCCGCCCGTTCGACCTGCCGGCCGAGGAACGGCACGCCCGGCAGGTCGTCGAGCGGCTCGCCGGGATGCTGGCCCGCCTCGACGAGCTGCACCCGTTCAGCAAGGGCGTCGGCCTGGCCGCCCCGCAACTCGGCGTCGGCTGGGCCGCCGCGCTGGTCCGCCCCGCCGACCGGGCGGCCGACCCGGTAGTGCTGCTCAACCCCCGGGTGGTGGACGCCACCACCGAGACGGACGAGCAGTACGAGGGCTGCCTCTCCTTCTTCGACCACCGTGGCCTGGTGCCCCGGTCGTTGCGGATCGACGTGGAACACGCCCAGTGGGACGGCAGCCGCGTCATCACGTCCTTCGAGTACGCGATGGCGCGTCTGGTCGCGCACGAGATCGACCATCTGGAGGGGCGGCTCTACGTCGACCGGATGGCGCCCGGCGTGCCGCTCGTGCCGGTGGAGGAGTACCGCGAAACCGGTAACCCCTGGCGCTACTGA